Proteins encoded within one genomic window of Deinococcota bacterium:
- a CDS encoding type II toxin-antitoxin system RelE/ParE family toxin yields the protein MIKSFADSETEKVFHGQTSRKLPPDIQRTAERKLRYLHNAQNLNDLRAPPVNRLEKLSGDRQGQHSIRVNAQWRICFIWQGGNAKNVEITDYH from the coding sequence GTGATCAAGTCGTTTGCAGACTCCGAAACCGAGAAGGTCTTTCACGGTCAAACATCTCGCAAGCTTCCGCCCGATATCCAACGCACCGCCGAGCGCAAACTCCGCTACCTGCACAATGCCCAGAACTTAAACGACTTGAGAGCACCGCCCGTCAACCGCCTCGAGAAACTTTCGGGAGACCGCCAAGGCCAGCACTCCATCCGCGTCAACGCTCAGTGGCGTATCTGCTTTATCTGGCAGGGCGGAAACGCAAAAAACGTTGAAATCACCGACTACCACTAA
- a CDS encoding HigA family addiction module antitoxin has product MRERSPIHPGEVLLEDFLVPLALTKYRLAKDTGVPPTRIQDILGGKRGISADTALRLSRYFGTSAELWMGLQSDYELERAKMALGEALEQVKPRSAA; this is encoded by the coding sequence ATGAGAGAACGAAGCCCCATTCACCCCGGCGAGGTTTTGCTCGAGGATTTTCTCGTCCCTCTGGCACTGACCAAATACCGCCTTGCCAAAGATACTGGCGTACCCCCTACGCGCATTCAAGACATCTTGGGCGGCAAGCGCGGCATCAGCGCGGATACCGCGCTGCGCCTCAGCCGCTACTTTGGTACGAGCGCCGAGCTTTGGATGGGGCTACAGAGCGATTACGAGCTGGAGCGTGCCAAAATGGCGTTGGGGGAGGCGCTCGAGCAGGTCAAGCCAAGAAGTGCAGCTTAA